Part of the Pyrobaculum calidifontis JCM 11548 genome, CTACACTTTTTTATCACTATGCGCGGAGTGCTCGGTAGCCTTAGACACGTTAGATAACACGCTCTCTCTGGAACGCGGCTACTCCAGAAGCCCTTAGGAATACCTTTGTCTATTCTCATTGTGTAGAACAAGCGGAGGTCTTTACTCTCAGAGGTTTTGACTGGATGAGTAGCTCGTATCCAGTGCCGCCCCATGGAGACCCGGTATTTGTCAAGGGGGCGATTGGGCACGGCCCGTATTGTCGCCGGCATCTGCTATTATCGCAATGGGCATCTTAACCGCTCTCTTAAGCGTATAGAATATGCCGCTTTGGCATTACGCCGTTTTTAGATAAATCGCCTGTAGAGGTTGCCGTAGTGGCCTATGTGCCCCCTGATTTTTATCTCGTAGCCACACTTTGGACATCTTTTGCCGTCCAGCTTCACTTCGACAACTCTGTCGGCGAATCTCTTTATTAGCAGGGCGCCGCATTTGGGGCAGTAGGTGTGTTGGGCCTTGTGGCCGGGGACGTTGCCCACGTATACGTAGTCCAGCTCCTTCCTAGCCCTCTGCCATATCTCCTCCAAGAGTTGGACGGGGGTGGGCGGCACGTGGGGCATCAAGTGCGCCGGGTGGAATGCCGTGATGTGCAACGGTATTGACCTATCCACCTTGGCGACGGCCTCTACGACGTCGTCTGCTTCGTGGTCGTTGACCCCGGGTATTACCAAGTACGTCACCTCGACGTGTACGCCTCTGCCCCAGAGGTACTGTATCGTATCCACTACGCCGTGAAAATCCGCGGCCAGCCAGCGTCTGTAGGTCTCAGGTCCCCCCTTTAAGTCCACGTTTGCCCCCTCCATCCCCGCAGCTATAAGCGCGTCTAAGGCCTCGCGGGTTAAGTAGCCGTTTGTATTAATCGTCTTGTGGAGGCCCGCGGCGCGTTTAAACACGTCCACTGTGTACTCCAGGAGCATAGTCGGCTCGTTGAAGCTCACGTTGATTCCAGAGTCGCCGTTTTCTAAGGCCCACTCCACTATCCTCTCCGGCGGTGTATATACGCCGGAGTACATCACCACCTTGCTCAAGTGCCAGTTTTGACACCAAGCGCAGGGGAAGTTGCAACCCCACCCGCTTATCGTCAACGCAGAGGTCCTCGGGTAGAAGTGGTACATCGGCTTAATCTCCATTGGCCTCGACTCCGCCGCGGAGAGGAGGCCGTAAGTGGCGACGTAGAGCTTCCCCCCTTTGGCGAACCGGTTTTTACAAAGGCCCCAAGTCCCCTCGCGCAACATACACCTACGTCTACAGACGAGGCACCTCACGCCAGAGCCCACGCGCTCAAAAAGGGGAGTTTCAACCACATGAGGCCCCCTCGGGCTCGGAGGCGGCGATGCGCGCGGCCAGCTATAGGCCACAAGCTGGTATGTGTCTAGGGGGTAAAAGTCTTAATCCTCTGTTCTGAGAGCGCTAAGAATATGCAGGCCGGCCTCCTCCAGACCGACAAGTAGTAAGGGGCAAGTTAGCCTCTGTCTCTCACACAAACCCCACGGCTAAGAATTTGGCCATCAGCCTCCGCGTCGCGACGCCTAAGGCGCTTAAGGTCGTCTAAAGTGCCACATACGCCGGTGATAGAGCCACGTCCGGCTTGGCAACTAGAGCCGCGCCGCCTTGTTTAAGTCGGTTGTATAAGCATCGTAGCCCTCTTACCGGGTCTGTGAAACGCTGTAGTTTTTCAAGGAGAGAAGCTAAGTCTGCCCCTACGCCAATCTCGCAGACAGACGCCGCCTTGGCAAACTCCCCAGAGAGCGCTATGCCTCTTGTCAAATCTATCTGAGACCATAGCCTCTGTGCCTTACCCCGAGCTTGAGGGTCGCAACATGAGCTAATATGTCATCTCCTGGAAAACGACTCAAACAACCTGAAGTAGATGGCTTGCTTCGACGGTCAGCAGGCCGCTATAGATTACTTTCAAAGCTGTTCTTGTCAGCGGCGTTTGAATCGACTTAGCTCATACTGATTCTAAAAACTCTACGTGCTTAGTCGCATAGCTGTTCAACGGCGTATTGGATCCTGGAGCTTCCTAGTGTTGCTCCTTTGAGAAGAGCCGCGTGGGCTAAGGGCCGCTGAGTGGCCTTAAAAACGACGAGCTCTTGTCCCAGCTCTGTCCACTACTTAGCCGCGTAGAATGCGCCCCATGCCGATATTTTTGAACCTCTCCTCTGCCGCTAAAAGTCTCGACGAGCCCCCAACCACATATCATAGCGGTGGGCGACAGCTACCGTATAGAGCTGGACAAAGGGGAAAGACACCTGAGGTCTTGTGTCTTCGGTAGCCTAGCCTTAACTCCCCCGTGCCGGTGTAGACGCTTACCTCCTCTTGTGTTATTGACAAGTCTTAGAAGTCTCATACCGCTATGTTGAAATACTGCTAAAAAGCAACGGCCATGGAGCCCGCGGCCATCGTGCTTTACGCAGTCTTGCTCTTAGCCGCTTGGTACCTCCTGGCATCTTTTCTAGCCCGATTCGCCAATAGGAGGGTTGTGTCCAAATGCCCATGTGAAGTGGTGCGCTATCTGGGGGATCCCTCCTCGCTTTACGTGAACCTCAACTGCGGTGGGAAAAAGGTGGAGGTGTACATAAGGAGAGAGCCGTGGGACAACCCCCTCAACTTGGCCGCATTCTATCTGCTCAGGAGGAGCGCCTACACGGCAGTGCGGTTTAGCCTGGGATTTGACGCAGGCGTAATTGACGCCTCGCGGAGCGGCGCTGGGAGAAGAGTTGGAAACTACTACGTGGTTAATATATCGACTCCCCGGGAGCTGGCGGAGAGGCTGTTAAGCCTCGCCGATGAGGCTGGAGTTTGGAGAGTCACAGTGTCCGGGGAATTGGTCCAGCTCCTATGGCGCGGCAAAGACTGCAGCTATGTGGAAAAGGCATTATCTATAATTAAAAATATAGCCAAAGAACGATAAAGACTTGGGACACCCTGTTTTTCTCTTTAGAAGTTAACGAAACTAGATTTAAAAACAGAATAAAATGTTGTTCCATGTTAAACACGCCGGCCCCCTATATCTTGTTGGGGCTAATACTATACTTTTTGACATATTGGTTCTACGCCAGGTGGGTGGACAAGAAGATTTGGGAAAGCGACCCCAACAGGCCCACGCCAGCGAAGCTCTACTTCGACGGCGTGGAGTACTTCCCAGTGTCTAAGTACGTGCTCTTCGGCTACCAGTTCAAGTCGGTGGCTGCGCTTGGCCCCATTGTGGGCCCCTTGACTGCCGTCCTCTTCTTCGGCTGGGTGCCTGCCCTCCTCTGGGTGATATTTGGCAACATGTTCATTGGGTGGGTACAGGACTACAGCTCCATGATGCTCTCCATAAGAAATGAGGGCCGCTCAATGGGGCCGATAACCTACAGACTGCTTGGAGATAGAGTTCGGAAAATCTTGCTAATATATCTAATCTTCTACTTGATAATTATCACGGCGGTTTTTGAGTGGGTGATCATCGACGTGTTGAACAGAGTGCCTGGGACCTTCACTGCCGTGTTGTTTGTATTGTTCGGCGGCGTAATATTCGGCGTTCTTATCTTCCGCATGAGGATGGACGTACTCTTGGCGACCCTCATAGCCCTCGCTATAGTGTTCGTGGGCTACTTCACCGTGGCACTAGTTCCCGCAGTTAGGGCGCCGGGGACCAACTTCCTGGACCCGCCGGACTTCTTCAAGGCACACAACTTCAACCCAGCTCTGACGTGGCCTGGCACGTTGACCGTGGCCTTCTGGCTGGTGGTACTCTCCATCCTCTACTACATAGCCGCTGTGACTCCGATGCCCAAGTTCCTACTGCCCACCGTGTACGTGGGATATCTTCCGAGCATTATCGCCCTAGTGCTCGTCTTAATTGCCGCGATCTTTACGCCGTTGACGGGGCTGACGATACAGCAGACGCCCGTAAAGGCTCTCTACGTAGATCCGCTTCAGAACCCCCAGGGCGGCCCGCTGTGGCCAATACTCTTTGTGACAATTGCCTGCGGAGCGATCTCTGGCTGGCACAGCCTAGTCTCGTCGGGTCTAACGCCTAAGCAACTTGAGTATGAGACAGACGCCTTGCCAGTGGGCGGAGGGGCCATGATGACCGAGGGCGCCGTGGCCCTTTCCTCCATCGCCGCAATAATGGTGCTATCACAGCCCCCGGCGGGCGCCGCGGCGTATGTGCAAGGTGCGACTCTGCTCACCACCAAGCTTCTGAACGTCCCAGACGTGTACATGAACATCTTGTACGGCATCTTCGTGACGGTGATGGGGCTTATAACATCGATGCTCTTTGTGAGAGTGTTCAGGCTGATAATGGCGGAGCTGTTTGAGGAAAGCCCGCTTGGCAACAAGTACATATCTCCCCTGGTGATACTGGCCATCTCCGGCTTCTTGGCGTTTGTGGGTAGCTGGACAAATCTCTGGATATTCTTCGGCGGCACCAACCAGCTACTGGCCGGCCTAGCGCTGTTACTAGTGGCAATATTCCTCGCCAGCATAAAGAAGCCCACGGCCTACGTCTTTGTGCCGGGCATATTCATGGCCATCACCACCCTTGCTGCGCTGGCTTGGGAGACGTACGTATATGGCCTATACGCATACTTAGGCAAGCCGATAGGGGTTCAAGCGGCGGTCGCAGCCTTGTACGGCAAAGACATAGTTACAATTTCCAACTTGATCTCCGCGGCGTTTGGAGCGCTGTTGCTTGTACTAGGCGCAATAACCACGTATTACCTAATCACAGGCTGGGTTAAATACAAGAGGGGGGAGGCGGTAAAGAAATAAAAACCCGTACACGTTTTTTCCTATGAAAATCTTCGATAAGCTAAGGGAGGTGATAGAGGGTCTCACGGTCCACGGCCAGTCTACCGCGATACTTAGAGTAAAGGCGCAGATAGACAACTTGTTCATGTTGATTACCCTTGGCGACATGCTGGGCGTGCCCATCCTTCCGCCGTACTACTCCCTTAGGCTAATGCCCTACGTCTTTCCCAACATCCAGAACTGGAAGCGCTACATGCTCAGGGAGAGAGATGTCACAGACTTAGTGTCATGAAGGGCCTTAAGGGACTTTTAGAGGAGAACCCGCGGCTCAAGGTATTCATCTATGCCGGCAAAGGCGGATTAGGCAAGACCACCCTCAGCGCCGCCACGGCAGTAAAGCTCTCCTCTTTAGGCAAGAAGACCCTCGTATTTAGCACAGACCCCCAAGCCTCGCTCAGCGACGTGTTTGAGCAAAACGTGTTCGGCAAGGGGGAGGTGAAGATCGCGGAGAACTTATACGTGATGGAGATAGACGCGGACAAGAGGATACACGAGTACGTCTCCTCCATCAAGAAGAAGATCATCGACATGTACAAGCTCGACCGCCTGCCCCAGGACATCGAGGAGTACATAGACAGCGCGGCGGCTGAGCCGGCCATGTACGAGTCCGCGGTCTACGACGCCATGGTTGACGTAGTCACCGAGGGGAAGTACGACTACTACGTCTTCGACATGCCGCCCTTTGGCCACGGAATTAGAATGATCGCGATAGCAGACGTTATAAGCAAGTGGGTGGACAAGATCACCGAGCTTAGGCGGCAGGCCTATGAATACGGCAGAGTGGCCGCGTCGCTTAAGAGGAGCAAGCTGACCTACGAGGACGAGATCTTGCAAGAGCTGGAGTACATCCGGGGGAGGATCCTCAAGTTTAGAGACATCGTAATGAATACGGAAACCACGGCGTTTCTCATGGTCATGACCCCCGAGAAGATGACTATTCT contains:
- the amrS gene encoding AmmeMemoRadiSam system radical SAM enzyme, whose protein sequence is MVETPLFERVGSGVRCLVCRRRCMLREGTWGLCKNRFAKGGKLYVATYGLLSAAESRPMEIKPMYHFYPRTSALTISGWGCNFPCAWCQNWHLSKVVMYSGVYTPPERIVEWALENGDSGINVSFNEPTMLLEYTVDVFKRAAGLHKTINTNGYLTREALDALIAAGMEGANVDLKGGPETYRRWLAADFHGVVDTIQYLWGRGVHVEVTYLVIPGVNDHEADDVVEAVAKVDRSIPLHITAFHPAHLMPHVPPTPVQLLEEIWQRARKELDYVYVGNVPGHKAQHTYCPKCGALLIKRFADRVVEVKLDGKRCPKCGYEIKIRGHIGHYGNLYRRFI
- a CDS encoding ArsA family ATPase, coding for MKGLKGLLEENPRLKVFIYAGKGGLGKTTLSAATAVKLSSLGKKTLVFSTDPQASLSDVFEQNVFGKGEVKIAENLYVMEIDADKRIHEYVSSIKKKIIDMYKLDRLPQDIEEYIDSAAAEPAMYESAVYDAMVDVVTEGKYDYYVFDMPPFGHGIRMIAIADVISKWVDKITELRRQAYEYGRVAASLKRSKLTYEDEILQELEYIRGRILKFRDIVMNTETTAFLMVMTPEKMTILDTEKALEMFQSLGLKLTGIVVNQVYPPELASRPDAPSYLKKKVEEQKKYIAEIADKFGKYVIAVTPMLNREPKGLDTLKIVAEELWSPKKRLEDYI
- a CDS encoding carbon starvation CstA family protein; translated protein: MLNTPAPYILLGLILYFLTYWFYARWVDKKIWESDPNRPTPAKLYFDGVEYFPVSKYVLFGYQFKSVAALGPIVGPLTAVLFFGWVPALLWVIFGNMFIGWVQDYSSMMLSIRNEGRSMGPITYRLLGDRVRKILLIYLIFYLIIITAVFEWVIIDVLNRVPGTFTAVLFVLFGGVIFGVLIFRMRMDVLLATLIALAIVFVGYFTVALVPAVRAPGTNFLDPPDFFKAHNFNPALTWPGTLTVAFWLVVLSILYYIAAVTPMPKFLLPTVYVGYLPSIIALVLVLIAAIFTPLTGLTIQQTPVKALYVDPLQNPQGGPLWPILFVTIACGAISGWHSLVSSGLTPKQLEYETDALPVGGGAMMTEGAVALSSIAAIMVLSQPPAGAAAYVQGATLLTTKLLNVPDVYMNILYGIFVTVMGLITSMLFVRVFRLIMAELFEESPLGNKYISPLVILAISGFLAFVGSWTNLWIFFGGTNQLLAGLALLLVAIFLASIKKPTAYVFVPGIFMAITTLAALAWETYVYGLYAYLGKPIGVQAAVAALYGKDIVTISNLISAAFGALLLVLGAITTYYLITGWVKYKRGEAVKK